Genomic DNA from Leptospira inadai serovar Lyme str. 10:
ATCCTAGGGTTTTGCCCCGTCTTAGGAAAGTCCGCGAAGGATTTCTTTTCTGAGGTGGTAGTGCCGGTGGAATATCAAGATTTAGACTCCTATTTTCAAAGTCTGACTGACATAACGGACACGATTGCCATCCTGAATTCCCCCTACGATTCCGACTTCGATGCAGACATCGATCGCATGGAAGATTTTTTCAAAGATATCCAATCCAAGAATTGGTTATCTCAGGATAGGGAACACTTTAATCTATTTGCGAGCCATTTCTCCTTTCACACTAAAATCGTGGAAGAGATCATTCGCGAAGCCAGAGAAATTCTGGATCCCGAGAGAAGAGTGTATGTTAAGCGTCTGGTTTCCTACCAGAAGAACGCTCAGGATTGGTTGGCCGATGTTCAAAAACGTAGAAAGTCTTCTGAGACTCTAGCTACGGCTTAATCGAGTTCCCGTTTAGGATTGACACCTCGGCTTGATCGGGGAGTCTTGAGTCCGTGTCCGAACGGAAAATTGAATCCGAGGAAGTCCAGAATTTCCTCACGAAACCGTATCTATTCTATCCCGTACTCCTCTTTTTATTCCTATTCTTAATGGATAAACTTTTCTTTTTGGAAAAGGTTCGGGATTACCTAAAAACCGAATTCACATATATTTACTACGACGTTAAACAGGATTTATTAAAAGAACTGATCCGCGAATACGGGAATCAGGCCCGCGAAAAGCATAAGAAGAAATTAGTCGTTTTGATGGGTTCTTCCCGGATGCTTTATTTTAAGAACCAGGAAATTTTGGATTTTTATCCGGACTGGGACGTATATAATTTTTCTTCGGCGGTAACGACTCCCGCCTATTATCTGTATTTTTTGGAGAGGATGACGGAGGCCGGCGTTAAACCCGACTTTCTAGTCATGGAGGCGGACCCTTTCCAATTCAATGCAAACAGTACTACATTCAAAAAATCGAATCTTGCCAATAGTTTCGACCTGAGATTTATTCTATCTCACTCTTGGGACCTGGGCCGAGAAAACGTAAATTATTATCTCGGAAATACGTTCTTCGGCGTGAGTAAAAACAAGCCCTATCTTTCCAACGTAGTGAACCGGCTTACGAACCAAAAGTTCGAAATGGCCGAGCTCATCAAGAAAATGACGATTGATTCCTTGTACAAGGATAAAGGTAACGCTTTTTCCCCCGCGGGAGCTTTTGTGGAGCGGGACTTCGGAAAGTTGGAGGACAGCTCCATCCGTACGATCGGCTGGATTTACCCGAAGTATGCTCCTTCCGAAATGCAATTTAAGTTTTATGAGAATATTCTTTCTTTGGTAAAGGAAAATCGAATTCCTACGCTCGTCGTTCGTCCGGCAGTATCGCTTCCTTTGGAAAAACTTTTAGACGAACTAAAAATTCCGGCTCCTTGGTGGGAAAGAATTCTACCGATCAACCAATCCTACGGAATTCCTTTTATCGATATGGCGGAGGCCAAAGATTACGATTGCAACGCATTTGCGGACAGCGGTCACATGGCCATCGATTGTTATCGCCCTTTTTTGCGATTTATTCGATTGAATTGGCAGGAGACTGAAGACAGAGGACAGGTGACAGAACATTGATGAACGAAATTTCCATGTTCTGGAGAAAGATTCCTGTGTTACAAGGGGGTCTTTCCTCTACTTCGGTAACCTTTCCAACCTCGAGCAGCTTCTGTCTAGCGTGAGCGAAGCGAGCGCATCTGTCCTCAGTCCTCTGTCTTCTGAACAGGACAGAACATTGATAAGCGGAGTTTCCATGTTCTACAGAAAGATCCTTGTGTTACAGTAGATTTTTCCACTACTCCAGCTGCCTTCGCAACCTCGAGCAGCTTCTGTCTAGCGTGAGCAAAGCGAACGCGTCTGTCTTTCAGAGGACGGATGACAGAGGACAGAGGACTGAACATTGATGAGCAGAATTTCCACGTTATAGAGAAAGATTCTTATGTTATAGTAGATCAGTCCTCGACCCCAGCTGCCTTCCCAACTTCGAGCAGCTTCTGTCTAGCGTGAGCAAAGCGAACGCGTCTGTCCTCTGTCTTCAGTCCTCTGTATAGGAAAGGAGGTTGACGGGTTTCCGGTGGCACCTTAGGTTAGGGAGTTAGATTTTTCATAAGGCAATTCCATGAAACGTATTGTAATTCTCTTTTTCGCCGCGGCGATTCTCGCTCGGTGCTCTTCACTTAACATTGCGGAAAATAAAGGCAAAGACCAGGAGTTCCAGATTTTGGATCCGAATCTGCGGGTAGAAAAGTTTAAAGAAACATTCAACTTAAAAGCCGAAGGCCCCGTTACTCTGGATTGTTCCGGAAAGCCCTGCACGCCCGATCTAGTCTCGGCCTTGACCCCGGATCAGATTAAGAAACTGAAACGAAACGGGACTTGGAAGGAGTACGCCGAGAAGGAAGACGCAAATAAAAAGAAATTCAGCGTGCTCGCTCGTGTAGGCGACTACAAGGACGATAAGCGGGAGGGAATCTGGAAAACTCTCTACGAGACCGGAGAAACATTGCGGGAAACTCCGTACGCGGTCGGCTTAAAAGACGGGGAAGAAAAGAAGCTGACGAAAGACGGCACTCAAACCGAAAGCACGGCATTCAAAGCCGACAAGAAGAACGGACCATACTGGTCTAAATCGGATAAAGGATTTCTTTTGGAAGAGGGCGCTTACGCCGACGATAAAAAAGTAGGAACCTGGAAGGAGTATTACGCGGAAGACGGGGCTAAAAAATCCGTGACCGATTACAAAAACGGACAAAAGAGCGGTCACGAAATCAATTATCAAAAGGACGGTAACACTCTCTCTTCCGAAGGCAATTATACCGAGGATTTAAAGATCGGTACTTGGAAGAATTACTACGACAACGGACAGGTTCAGGCGGAAGGTGCCTATGCTCCCAAGGGCACCGGTACGGATAGAAAGTCGCTTAGGACCGGCCCCTGGAAAGAATATTACAAAAATGGAAAGGTTTTTGCGGAAGGCCAAAGAGATCATACTCGCAAAGGCGATTGGAAATTCTATTGGAGCAACGGAAATATCGCGTACAAGGGAGCGATGTCGAACGAATTCATGATGTCTTCCGCAGAAGCGTACGATAAGGAAGGGCAAATCATCGGAAAAGGAAAAATGAGTTTTTCCATCCTTCTCATCGACGATAAGAACGACGAATTGAACGCAAAGTTCCGCCCCGACCTCCCGTTTACATATTATAAAAACGGCAAGAAGAGTTTCGATATAATCGATGAAAATAGGGCGGTCGAATACGACGAGTCGGGAGCTAAATTGGGAGAAGGACCCATCATGGTCGGGACGAATGCCAAGAACGGATGTTGGTCCACACCCCAGGGAAAGAAATACTTCATCAACGGTAAGGAAAACGCCAAAATGGGAGAAATGCAGAATTGTAAATAATCCTGCTTTCCCGGAGAAAGATGAACGAAACAAAACCTAAGTTTGAAATTTCGGGTCCCAAGGCGATTGCCTTGGGATTTCTATTTGCCGCACCGATTTTCTTTTTGCTGGGCTACTGGAGTAAAGGATGCGGTTCCATCGGCCGTCAGGCGAAAGTCACATACAGCGGGTCTTTTACGGAAGGGACGCTGGTGTCCCTGGATGAAAAGAAACTGGTTCTGAAAGACCCGGACTTTACTATCCCTTTAGAAACGATCGAAAAGATCGAATTTTTGGAAGACGCCCGATCCTTGCAAGCCGGCCAGGTTCCGTTAAGCGACGCGGAAAAAAACTTTATCGGTACGTATAAGCTTCAAGTAGGAATGCATAAAGGTGTGCTGGTTCTATTCCCGAGAAAGACGGGAGGGATCGGAGGTACTATGCGTTTTTCCAATTGGGGGAAAGGTGTAAACGAGTCCTTGGGTCAAATTAAAGTGATCGGAAAATCCATTCGATATACTAGATCCTGCACGGGGGCTCGCTGCTCGGAGATCGGCAGTAACGTTCCGTTTAGCCAAACCTATACGGGCGAGCTCGAAGGCAAAAAAATCCAGGGAGCCTACCAAGGCACCAATAGTTCTGGTCGCTGGACTGCGGAACGTTAAATTCGGATAGAACCGACGAGATCATATGGAGCCGAAATCCCTGCAAATGGAAAATAATTCCTTAACCGAAGCGGACTTAGTTTTTGCGAAAGACACACTGGATAAAATTCGAGACGAACTGTCTCGGGAGATCACGGGACAAGACGCGGTCGTCCGCAGTTTACTACTTTCTCTAACCTGTCAAGGCCATGTGCTCTTGGAGGGGATGCCCGGTCTAGCGAAGACGCTCTTGGCCAAATCCTTGTCCGCCGCCTTGGACCTGGATTTTAAGAGAGTGCAATTCACTCCGGACTTGCTTCCCGCCGATCTAGTGGGGACAGTCGTATTCAATCCGAAGGACGGGGATTTTAGAACCCGAAAGGGTCCGATCTTTACCGGGATTCTCTTAGCGGACGAGATTAACCGAGCACCCGCAAAGGTGCAATCCGCCTTATTGGAATGTATGGAAGAACGAACCGTAACGATCGGTGAAAATACGTTTCCATTAGAGCGCCCTTTTCTAGTTCTTGCTACGGAAAATCCGATCGATCAGGACGGAACCTATCCGCTGCCGGAAGCTCAGACGGATCGATTCTTTATGAAGGTTCTGGTGGATTATCCGGCAATGAACGAAGAGTTGGCCATCTTGGATCAACATGGTCGCTTATCACCAGGTGAAAGGCGAATTCGGAAAGTGGCCGGATCTAGGGAAATTCTCAAACTTTCCTCTTTGGTGGACAAGGTTCACATAGAGCCCAAATTAAAAAGTTATATCGTAAGATTAGTTCGTAATACCCGCCCGGAGGAAAAAACGATTCCGGATCTGCTTCCATACGTAAAACACGGAGCGTCTCCGAGGGCAAGTCTCAGTTTATTAAAGGCCGCAAAGGCCCGCGCGCTTTGGGAAGGCCGGGATTACGTAATTCCGGAGGATGTGAAGGCCTCTTTACCCGAGATTCTTCGTCACAGAATTCTTCTCACATTCGAAGCCATTTCCGAAGAGGTCGGAATCGAATCGGTGATCCAAACGGTTTCGGAGGCCACGCAGGTCTTATAAGATGCTTCGAAAGGAGTATCAAAGTCTGATTCGACTCCTGGAATTTAAGGAGAAAGGATTTTCTCAAAGAGAAAGACAAGGATCCGCGGCCAGTCAAAGGAAGGGTCGGGGACTCGATTTTAAGGACGTTCGCCCTTACTCCGTCGGGGACGATACCCGCCTCATCGACTGGAATGTGACCTCCCGCTTAGGAGAACTTCACGTCCGGGAATTTTACGAAGAGAAGGAAAGACTGGGCGTGTTTTTTCTCGATATATCCGAATCGATGAACTGGAGTTCGGGGGATCGGACAAAGGCGGAAAACGCATTTCAAGTTCTGGCTTTATTAGTATTATTGTATGTTCGCAAAGGGAACTTGGCGAAAATTTTTTTGTACTCGGACCGATTGGAGCACGAGACGGGGTATGTTCGCACGGTGGAAGAAGCACTTCCGGTTTTGGAGCGGATTCGAAAGAGAGTCTCTCGCAGTCCTAAAACGGATCCGAATCTTCCGTTTGTTCTGCTCAAGGACAGAATCAGACGTCATACGGATTCGTTCATTCTATCAGATTTTAATAATATTCCTCCTCTGCGAAAGCTCGCCGGATTGAGGAAATTTCATACTTTGCACGCCATTCGTTTCATCGATCCTTTGGAGTCCTCTCCGCCGCGAGGTTTGTTCTCTTTTTTCTTAAGAAGAGATCCCGAGACAGGCGGTCCATCTTGGAATGAGAGCGGAGAGATGCATCTTCGTTCCAATCTGGAGCAACTATTTCGGGAAAGAATTTTAGATCTCGAAGGTTCCGATGAGGATCCGTCCCGGATTCTTTCTTATTGGTGGAGAGAAAAATGAGAGTCGTTCTGGGTTGGCTCCTGCTATTCCTGGCGATCGATTCCGTCTTTGGTGTTTCGGAGGAATGGAACCCGCAGAAAGTAGTCATCGGGCAAACTTCCGTTTATGTTCTAACCTTCACGGAGGGAGAGGTTACGTCTCCCGAGGTTCCTGCGCTCGGTATGCACGCCGATCCCGAAGCTCCCGATCTGCCTTTATTCGAAGTTTTCTCCTCCGAAATCGGGCAGAGTCGGATTCGTCTCGAGGTGGCGTATTATGCCAGCGGTAATTTTACTCTGCCGATCATCTGGAAGGATTCGACCGGCAAGGAGAACTCGTCTAAAGTCGGGTTGCAGGTTGAAACTTCCCTACAGGAAAAAGATAAATCGCCGGAGGACGTCCTACCTCCGGATTCGTTTTCGGGACCATACGGCTGGAGATTGATCGGCCTTTTGGCCGGAATCGCCGCCTTACTTTTAGGAGCTCTTTATTCCTATTATCTCCATAAGACGCGGACGAAGGATCCGATGGACGCTATTCTACAGACCGATCCCTGGATTCAAAAAATTCTTCGGTTTGAAAATCGGTTAAGCGAATTGATCGAATCTCCTCCCATTCCTGCGCGAGAGTTTTACAGGCTACTTTCCGGATACATTCGGGAAGTGGTTTCTAAAAAGCTCGGTTTGCCTACAGGGCATCTTACGGAAACGGAATTATTCGCGAAGATATTCGATTCTTTTTCGCTCGACGAGGAAGTAATTCGGGTTTGGGAAAGTCGCTTGCGAAAAACGCAATATTCCTCGGAAGAATCCTCTCTCAGCAAGGAAGAAGCGATCGCGGCTCTGGATTTTTGGAAGGGAGCCTTCGAAAAATGAACGAATGGGAGGCACCATATTATCTTTTTCTACTTTTCCCGATCTGGCTTTGGACGGCGTTTTCTTACTGGAAAAAGAAACCCGCACTTACCATGGAATTGCGAATTCCAGGAACGGATTCGATCCGACGAAATTTTTTACGTGAAATCGTTTCGAAATGCTTCCCGTTACTTCGACCCGTTGCCTTAAGTTTGTTGACGATCTCCTTGGCGGGACCCGGCCAATATTATCGGTTTCTCCCGAACGAAACGAAAGGCGTGGATATCATGCTGGCTTTGGATGTATCCGGTTCCATGTCTAGAAGCAGGGATTTTCTTCCGGATACTCGTTTAGGAGTTTCGAAGAAATTGCTGCGCGAATTTATCCGAAAACGGGAGACCGATCGAATCGGCTTGGTTGTGTTTGCGGGAGGAGCCTATTTGCAATCCCCTTTGACAAGTGATCGTGCCACTTTGGAGGAAATTTTAGGGGTGGTGGAGGAGGAAACGGTTCCCGAACAAGGGACTGCGATCGGAGATGCGGTCATACTTTCCTCATATCGATTAAGGCGTTCTCCCGCTCGATCCAGAATTATCGTTTTGATTACGGACGGGGTTTCCAATACGGGAAGGATCGATCCGGTCACGGCAACCGAAATTGCGGACGAAATCGGAATAAAAATTTATAGCATCGGAATCGGCAAGGAAGACCAATCCTACGAAATTAATTTCGATATTCTGTCGGAACTATCAGCCAAAACCGGCGGTATGTTTTATCGAGCGGAGGACACGAGTCAGCTTCGTGAGGTCCTTGCCGCCATCGATGCTTTGGAAAAAGATCCCCTGGCACTTCCTCCCGAAGAAGTAAGGGAGACGGACGCATTGTATTACTTACTTGTTTCGCTATTGCTTTTGGCTGCGGACTTGTTCATAAGAACTTGGTTTCTGAGGTATTACGTATGACCGATGAGATTCTACGCGGGCTCTTAATCGGTACCGGGATTATCTACCTCATCTATGTTCTTTCAAGAGCGGTATTCTATTTCTTTTGGCGGAGCTGGGTGTCTAAATATCCGGGACTGCGTAGAGAAGCGAGTCTTCCTTCCGTATTTCTCATCGTATCGAGACTGATTTGTCTCGGCTTGGCATTGATTCTTTGTGCTATGAGCTTTCAGCAGAACGCGGGACCCAAGTCTAAGGAAGAGGAAACGTTGTACGGCGTGGATTTTCTTTTTCTGGTGGATGTAAGTCTTTCGATGCAGGCGATAGATACGTCGCCCACGAGACTCGTTAGGGCAAAGGAAACGATTTTGCGAATTCTTCCCGGGTTGACCGGGAATCGGTTCGGCATGATCGTATTTGCTGCGACCCCGTTCGTATATTGCCCGATGACTTCGGACGTAAGCGCTTTTGCCGATTACGTTCGCGGATTGGATGTGGATATGGTAGGAGATCGAGGAACGGATTTAGACGCGGCTTTTCGGAAGGCCGAAGAAGTCTTACGGTCCAATCGAGTCTTTCGCAGTCGAGTCGTAGTCTTGATTACGGACGGGGAAGATGCCCAAAATCCGGGAGTGTTTCGATTTCCGGCCGATCTAATCGTTTGGTCTGTGGGAACTTTGGAGGGAGGTCCGATCGCGTATAAGGAAGAGGGGGCTATTTTAAACGGGTATCTGACCCGAGACGGCTCCTTGGCTCCCTACGAAAATTCTCCCGGAGTAGTTCGTACAAGGGCGAATGAATCGTTTCTAAAATCTCTGGCGGAAGCGAACGGCGGAGAATTTCTTTCCTTGAATAGGACCAGCCCTAGTTCTACCGATCTGATGGCAAGAGTCCGCTTTATGGATAAGAACGCCAGTAAGAGAGTGAAAGACTTAAGAAGAGCGGAAGGATACAGAAATTTCCTTTTGCCGGCCTTCTTGTTATTATTATTCGATTTCATCGTTTTGGAAGCGTGGGGGAAATATTCCAAATTACTACATTGGAAGTTCCTGTCAGTCGTTCTTATACTTTACGGTTTCATGATGAGCTCTGGGAATTTGTCTGCGGTGGAATTGGACCCGGGAGGGAATAGGGTTAAGGAGGGAAACGAAGCCTACGAAGAGGGAAATTTTCCGGAAGCCGTCGAACGATACAAGGAAGCCGAATCTTACTTTCCGGGCGATCCTAGATTGGAGTTCAATCGAGGAACTTCGAAATACAAGACCGGGGATTTGGATACCGCTTTACGACATTTCGAAAAAGCGTTAGAATCGAAAGACACTCAACTTAGATCCAAGGCCTATTTTAATTTAGGAAACACCTATCTTCGGTTAGGTGATCGAAAAAAGGCCGCGGAAAGTTTTTTGAGATCCTTGAAGGAAAATCCTAAACAGGAGGCCGCTAGAAAAAATTTGGAGTGGCTTCGGAAACTTCCGCCTCCGCAAAAGAAAGAATCTTCGAATTCCGGAAATCAAAATAACCAAGGAAAACCGAAAGGCGAAAGCAGACAACAAGAGCCGGAAGAGAACGGAGCGGATGGTCGATCGGCGAGGAAGAAGGACGGGCAACGGGATCAAAAATCCAAATCGGAATCGGATCTGGAGAGAATGATGGACTCCTTGGATTTGGACGCGGTGAAACGAAAAAGCATCGGTTCCAGGAACCGGGAGGTTTTTTGGTGAACGTATATCGTGCCTTTTTCTTGTTCATTTTCCTTTGTTCTCCCGTGCTTGCCGGAGAGCCTAGATTTTATCTTAGCCAATCGCGGGCCGAGTTAGGCGATCCGGTGTTTGCCGTATTTGAATTGGAGGGAGCTGCGCAGGTTCGGATCCTAGAAAAAGAAGTTCAAGGAAAGGGAATCAAAGCCGTTTATTGGGGGATGGAAGATAATACGACCATCTTGAACTATAAAGCGTACCGAAGGAAATTACTTAAATACAGACTAGTCGTTTCCTCTCCGGGAAGGTACGAAGTACCGGAAATAGGGTTGGAAGTGGACGGAAAAAAAGTTCATTCCGGCGTTCTTGCGGTGGAATTCGGACCGAAGCGTTCGTCTCCTCGCGGACCGGGTTCCATTTGGAGTCGGTTTTTCTCGAATGAAAGCGATCAAGGACCTGCGGATGAAAATCTAAAAGTCGTCTTTCAATTGGATAAGAAAGAGGTCTGGGCAGGACAACCGGTATTAGGATTTTTTACATTATATTATAAAGATATAGTACGTCCTTATTTCGATAGGGACCCTTCCAGTTCGATCGAATTTCCTTATTTCAGGAGCGAAATCCTATCCGGAATGAATCTGAACATTCCCGAAACCGTCGTTTACGAAGGAGTATTATACGAAACTTTCCCTTACAATAAGGAATTCTTCATATTAACTCCCTTAAAGTCGGGGGACTATTCCTTGGGCTCGACCGCGTTTCATTTGGAAGGCCAGCTTCAATCCTATTTTCATATGAGAACGTTGCGTAGCATTCCCGGTAAGATTCGCGTTAGGCCCTTGCCGACTCCGTCGCCTGCAAACTTCGAAGGCGCCGTCGGGAAATTTCAAGTCGAAACGGAGGATGCACCGGAAGAAGCTCCGGAAGGGGAGCCTTTTCTTTTCAAAATAGTGATCAAGGGAAAAGGGAATCTCGCACCCGTCCAGGATCCGATTCGAGAAGGGTGCGGCCAGGCCGATTGTTTTCCGGAAATTACCTTGGTTCAATCCTCTCCGCAGAGAGAATTTAGGGAACTGGATCCGGGAGAGTACGGATTCAGCTTACATTATTCTTACCTATATTCGGCCTTACCTAGTAAGCAGGGACTTTGGAATCCGGGAAAACTTCCGTTCGTTTTTTTCGACCCATATTCGGGCCGCTATTCCGAAGTTTCCATTCGACTGCCTACGGTAAAAATAGGCCCGCCTTCCTGGAAGGCTGTGGAGCCTATTCCTGAGACTTCCGAAATTATAAAAGGTAAGACGGTAATTCTGGTCGCTCTTTTCTTAGGGATTGCCGGAGCCGCAACGGTTTGGTTCGTCCGATTCCGTACTGTGCGGAGGCACGAAGAATTATTGAAACGACTTGACGACTGGATCGGTTCTAAAAGAGGTTTGGTATTGAAGCATTCGATTCTTGCCAAGGGCATTTCGGAAGACGAGGCTTCTTTATTGATAGGTTGGAAATCGGAATCGAGTTCTTTGGCGTCCCTATATCCGAAGCTTGACTCCGCTTCAAGAATCTATCTGCTTAGATCGGCAGAGCTGATCCTTGGCGATATACAACAAAAGGAACCCTTATGAGCGAAGAAATTAAAGGTAGAATCTCCGTAGAGACGGAAAACATTTTCCCGATCATTAAGAAATGGTTGTATTCGGAAAAAGATATCTTTTTGCGGGAATTGGTTTCCAACGCATGTGACGCGATCGCTAAACTCAAGAAAGTGTCTTTAAGCGAGGAGTTCGAAGGCGGCACGGATTACAAAATCGACATAGACTTCGATCAACAGGAAAGAACACTTACGATCGAAGACAACGGAATCGGAATGACCGACGAAGAGGTCGGCAAATACATCAATCAAATCGCTTTTTCCGGAGCGGAAGAGTTCGTTAAAAAATACCAAAGCGAAGGCGACAAGCCGGAAATCATAGGGCATTTCGGTCTAGGCTTCTATTCCAGTTTCATGGTATCCGCGAAAGTAAGAATAGAAACCAAATCGTATCGGAAGAGTAGCGTCGGAGTCACTTGGGAAAGCGAATCCGGCACGGACTTTACTTTAAAAACGAACGAGAAAACCGGTCGAGGCACCAAGATCACTTTATTCTTGGACGGTGATTCCGGGGAATTCCTAGATGCGTGGAAGTTAAAGGAACTGGTCCGAAAATATTGCGACTTCCTTCCGGTTCCGATTTTTGTGAAAGGAGAGCAGGCCAATAAAAAGACTCCTCTCTGGAGCGAACAACCCTCCGCCGTAAAGAAGGAACAGTACGAGGAATTTTACCGGTATCTATTTCCATTTGCGGGCGACCCTCTATTCCACGTTCATTTAAACGTGGATTATCCTTTTCGCCTCCAGGGAATTCTGTATTTTCCTAAGCTCAGGCACGAGCTGGATGCGAATCGAATGGGGATAAAACTCTATTGTAATCACGTATTCGTTAGCGACGAGGCAAAAGAATTGGTTCCCCAATTCTTGACCGTTTTGCAAGGGACCTTAGACATACCGGATCTTCCTTTAAACGTATCCCGTTCTTATCTACAGAACGATCCCTTGGTTAAAAAAATATCCGCTCACATCGTCAAGAAAGTGGCCGATAAACTCCAGGAGGAATTTAAAAGGGATTCGGAGAATTTTCAAAAGAATTGGGATGAGATTTCCCTTTTCGTGAAATACGGTTTAATGACCGACGAAAAATTCTACGAAGCCGCCAAGGACCTGGTGTTCTTCCGTTCTTCCAACGGAGAACTCACAAAATTAGAGGACTACGTTTCTAGAAACAAGGAGAAAAATTCCGGAACGGTATATTATGCCAATGAAACCGAATTGTCATCGGTTTATATGGACCTTCTAAAATCCCAGGGGCTCGAAGCGATTTTAGTGGATTCGAGAATCGACAATCACTTCCTACAGTTTTTAGAGAGTAAAAACCAGGACTGGAAATTTCAGAGAGTCGATTCGGAATTAGCGGAACAAACTTTGGATAAGGAAGCCAGCCCTAGTTTGGCCGATTCGGAAAATAAAACGGAAGAGGAACGATTAAAGGAAATCTTCGATAAGGCTATCAGTCGGGAAGGCGTACAGGTCCGAACCGAAGCCTTAAAATCCGAGGATGTTCCGGCGGTGATCCTATTACCTGAACATTTGCGTAGATTGGCGGAAATGGGCCAGATCTACGGTCAAAAATCCGGCGATCTGCTAAAGAGCCATACTCTACTCATCAATCGCAAGTCTCGGTTGATACGAAATATTCTGAGTACGAGTAAGGGTGTTCGCCCGGAGCGCGCGGAACATCTAGCCAGATCGGTCTATGATATGGCTCTTTTAGGGGCCAAGTTGTTAGGCGAAGAGGAAGTTTCCGAGATGCTTCGTAGGGAGCGCACTCTTTTGGAAGATCTTTCCGCAGGATAAAAACCGGGAAAAAATGGGGGAAAAACTTCCCCCTGTCCGATATCTTTATTGATACCGGTATGCCGACACCGCTTTTATCAATCATTACTCTACTTGTGGTCCTGGGATTATTCCCTATCTTTGCGCAAACTCAAAACCGCAAGGAAGCGAATTCCGGAGGAGAGGAAGGGGCGGAGATTCATCAGGACGGGAAATCCTTAGACCGGGAATATTACGAATATTATTTTAAGACTCTTCCCAATACCGACATTGTCGAAAAAGCGAAGTTGGAATACAATTTAATCCGGCATTTAAAGTTGGAATTACGTAAGCGTGACGCCGAGAAAATGACTCCCGAGGAACTGAAGAAAGTGACCTCCGCTTCCGTACGGTATGAAAGGGTTTTCGAAGATTCCATCTGGATGCGCGGCATTCGCAATCAAATGAAATACATAAAATTCAAAGATTATATGTACGTAATCATT
This window encodes:
- the batA gene encoding VWA domain-containing protein BatA; the encoded protein is MNEWEAPYYLFLLFPIWLWTAFSYWKKKPALTMELRIPGTDSIRRNFLREIVSKCFPLLRPVALSLLTISLAGPGQYYRFLPNETKGVDIMLALDVSGSMSRSRDFLPDTRLGVSKKLLREFIRKRETDRIGLVVFAGGAYLQSPLTSDRATLEEILGVVEEETVPEQGTAIGDAVILSSYRLRRSPARSRIIVLITDGVSNTGRIDPVTATEIADEIGIKIYSIGIGKEDQSYEINFDILSELSAKTGGMFYRAEDTSQLREVLAAIDALEKDPLALPPEEVRETDALYYLLVSLLLLAADLFIRTWFLRYYV
- a CDS encoding AAA family ATPase — its product is MENNSLTEADLVFAKDTLDKIRDELSREITGQDAVVRSLLLSLTCQGHVLLEGMPGLAKTLLAKSLSAALDLDFKRVQFTPDLLPADLVGTVVFNPKDGDFRTRKGPIFTGILLADEINRAPAKVQSALLECMEERTVTIGENTFPLERPFLVLATENPIDQDGTYPLPEAQTDRFFMKVLVDYPAMNEELAILDQHGRLSPGERRIRKVAGSREILKLSSLVDKVHIEPKLKSYIVRLVRNTRPEEKTIPDLLPYVKHGASPRASLSLLKAAKARALWEGRDYVIPEDVKASLPEILRHRILLTFEAISEEVGIESVIQTVSEATQVL
- a CDS encoding DUF1574 domain-containing protein — encoded protein: MSERKIESEEVQNFLTKPYLFYPVLLFLFLFLMDKLFFLEKVRDYLKTEFTYIYYDVKQDLLKELIREYGNQAREKHKKKLVVLMGSSRMLYFKNQEILDFYPDWDVYNFSSAVTTPAYYLYFLERMTEAGVKPDFLVMEADPFQFNANSTTFKKSNLANSFDLRFILSHSWDLGRENVNYYLGNTFFGVSKNKPYLSNVVNRLTNQKFEMAELIKKMTIDSLYKDKGNAFSPAGAFVERDFGKLEDSSIRTIGWIYPKYAPSEMQFKFYENILSLVKENRIPTLVVRPAVSLPLEKLLDELKIPAPWWERILPINQSYGIPFIDMAEAKDYDCNAFADSGHMAIDCYRPFLRFIRLNWQETEDRGQVTEH
- a CDS encoding LIC20036 family protein; this encodes MNETKPKFEISGPKAIALGFLFAAPIFFLLGYWSKGCGSIGRQAKVTYSGSFTEGTLVSLDEKKLVLKDPDFTIPLETIEKIEFLEDARSLQAGQVPLSDAEKNFIGTYKLQVGMHKGVLVLFPRKTGGIGGTMRFSNWGKGVNESLGQIKVIGKSIRYTRSCTGARCSEIGSNVPFSQTYTGELEGKKIQGAYQGTNSSGRWTAER
- a CDS encoding DUF58 domain-containing protein encodes the protein MLRKEYQSLIRLLEFKEKGFSQRERQGSAASQRKGRGLDFKDVRPYSVGDDTRLIDWNVTSRLGELHVREFYEEKERLGVFFLDISESMNWSSGDRTKAENAFQVLALLVLLYVRKGNLAKIFLYSDRLEHETGYVRTVEEALPVLERIRKRVSRSPKTDPNLPFVLLKDRIRRHTDSFILSDFNNIPPLRKLAGLRKFHTLHAIRFIDPLESSPPRGLFSFFLRRDPETGGPSWNESGEMHLRSNLEQLFRERILDLEGSDEDPSRILSYWWREK
- a CDS encoding LB_053 family protein — translated: MRVVLGWLLLFLAIDSVFGVSEEWNPQKVVIGQTSVYVLTFTEGEVTSPEVPALGMHADPEAPDLPLFEVFSSEIGQSRIRLEVAYYASGNFTLPIIWKDSTGKENSSKVGLQVETSLQEKDKSPEDVLPPDSFSGPYGWRLIGLLAGIAALLLGALYSYYLHKTRTKDPMDAILQTDPWIQKILRFENRLSELIESPPIPAREFYRLLSGYIREVVSKKLGLPTGHLTETELFAKIFDSFSLDEEVIRVWESRLRKTQYSSEESSLSKEEAIAALDFWKGAFEK
- a CDS encoding LIC20035 family adhesin yields the protein MKRIVILFFAAAILARCSSLNIAENKGKDQEFQILDPNLRVEKFKETFNLKAEGPVTLDCSGKPCTPDLVSALTPDQIKKLKRNGTWKEYAEKEDANKKKFSVLARVGDYKDDKREGIWKTLYETGETLRETPYAVGLKDGEEKKLTKDGTQTESTAFKADKKNGPYWSKSDKGFLLEEGAYADDKKVGTWKEYYAEDGAKKSVTDYKNGQKSGHEINYQKDGNTLSSEGNYTEDLKIGTWKNYYDNGQVQAEGAYAPKGTGTDRKSLRTGPWKEYYKNGKVFAEGQRDHTRKGDWKFYWSNGNIAYKGAMSNEFMMSSAEAYDKEGQIIGKGKMSFSILLIDDKNDELNAKFRPDLPFTYYKNGKKSFDIIDENRAVEYDESGAKLGEGPIMVGTNAKNGCWSTPQGKKYFINGKENAKMGEMQNCK